A genome region from Natronosalvus rutilus includes the following:
- a CDS encoding CDGSH iron-sulfur domain-containing protein translates to MARLVRHDATGPRKLEEDDIDSEKGNVAICQCGLAETYPFCDGTHRTTRDERADELYVYETDEDDVRARRVVEDVVCSDE, encoded by the coding sequence ATGGCACGACTCGTTCGCCACGATGCGACCGGCCCGCGAAAGCTCGAGGAAGACGACATCGATTCCGAGAAAGGGAACGTCGCGATCTGTCAGTGCGGACTCGCGGAGACGTACCCGTTCTGTGACGGCACCCATCGGACGACGCGAGACGAACGAGCTGACGAACTCTACGTGTACGAGACGGACGAGGACGACGTCCGGGCGCGGCGCGTCGTCGAGGATGTCGTTTGCAGTGACGAGTGA
- a CDS encoding DUF456 domain-containing protein produces MVDALTVLALLLLVGGIAGTVVPLVPGGGLSLAGLFLYWWHTGYTEPGVVPFVALTALGLVTLFAEFFAGSIAARAGGASWQTTALAAAVGIALMIVTGPLGFLIGLFGTVFALEFVGNRDLENSLRAAGYATAGTLASTAVQFLLTSAILVGFLLAVFVF; encoded by the coding sequence ATGGTCGACGCCCTCACCGTGCTCGCGCTCCTCCTCCTGGTCGGCGGCATCGCCGGCACCGTCGTCCCGCTCGTCCCCGGTGGCGGGCTCTCACTGGCCGGACTCTTCCTCTACTGGTGGCACACCGGGTACACCGAACCCGGCGTCGTCCCGTTCGTCGCGTTGACCGCGCTCGGCCTGGTCACCCTGTTCGCGGAGTTCTTCGCCGGGTCGATCGCTGCCCGTGCCGGCGGGGCGTCCTGGCAAACGACCGCGCTCGCTGCCGCCGTCGGCATCGCACTGATGATCGTGACCGGGCCGCTCGGCTTCCTGATCGGCCTCTTCGGCACCGTCTTCGCCCTCGAGTTCGTCGGGAACCGCGACCTGGAGAACAGTCTCCGGGCGGCCGGTTACGCCACCGCTGGTACGCTCGCGTCGACGGCGGTCCAGTTCCTGCTGACGAGTGCAATCCTTGTCGGGTTTCTCCTCGCCGTGTTCGTCTTCTGA
- a CDS encoding glutamate--tRNA ligase has translation MDEELRGRVEREAEKHALLNAVKHGSEANVGAVMGPLMGDNPDFRAHADEVPGVVGGVVSRVNGFDPDERRARLEELAPKELAELEAEDEEDDTILPDLPNADEYEEIRMRCAPNPNGPWHIGHARMPAVIGTYKERYDGWFCVRFDDTDPETKRPNLEAYDWILEDIDYLGFDPDAVYRASDRVESYYDHARELIEMGGAYTCSCPGDEFSDLKNAGEPCPHRDKDSETALEEFEDMVAGKYGSGEMVLRVKTDIEHKNPALRDWVAFRIVDTPHPRERAADYRCWPMLDFQSGVDDHRIGITHIIRGIDLQDSAKRQRFLYDYFDWEYPEVVHWGHVQVDAYDVKMSTSRIGELIEAGHLDGWDDPRAPTIQSLRRRGIRGEAITDAMIQLGTSTSDVDLAMSSIYAENRNLIDEETDRRFFVREGAEVGLAGSPPDEATPPLHPNHEDRGVRHIPVGDAVVLEQDDVPQRKERIWLKGLGCFQYTRDVLQYTGDSIDVVREGDVDVIHWAPATESVPLTLRTMDGDVEGRAEPEVGDLDPDDVVQFERVGFARIDEVEEVGDEVIAYYAHP, from the coding sequence ATGGACGAGGAGTTACGAGGCCGCGTCGAGCGCGAGGCCGAGAAGCACGCACTGCTGAACGCGGTCAAACACGGGAGCGAGGCCAACGTCGGCGCCGTCATGGGGCCGCTGATGGGCGACAACCCCGATTTCCGAGCACACGCTGACGAGGTCCCCGGCGTCGTCGGTGGCGTCGTCTCTCGGGTCAACGGCTTCGACCCCGACGAGCGCCGCGCCAGACTCGAGGAACTGGCACCCAAGGAACTGGCCGAACTCGAGGCCGAAGACGAGGAAGACGACACGATCCTGCCCGACCTCCCGAACGCCGACGAGTACGAGGAGATCCGGATGCGCTGTGCGCCGAATCCCAACGGCCCCTGGCACATCGGCCACGCGCGGATGCCCGCCGTCATCGGGACCTACAAGGAGCGCTACGACGGGTGGTTCTGCGTTCGCTTCGACGACACCGACCCCGAGACGAAGCGACCGAACCTCGAGGCCTACGACTGGATCCTCGAGGATATCGATTACCTTGGGTTCGATCCTGACGCAGTCTACCGCGCGAGCGACCGGGTAGAGAGCTACTACGACCACGCTCGAGAGCTCATCGAGATGGGCGGGGCCTACACCTGCTCGTGTCCAGGCGACGAGTTTAGCGACCTGAAAAACGCCGGCGAGCCGTGTCCTCACCGCGACAAGGACTCGGAGACGGCCCTCGAGGAGTTCGAGGACATGGTCGCAGGCAAGTACGGAAGCGGCGAGATGGTCCTCCGGGTCAAGACGGACATCGAACACAAGAACCCCGCCCTCCGGGACTGGGTTGCCTTCCGGATAGTCGACACGCCCCACCCGCGCGAGCGGGCCGCCGACTACCGGTGCTGGCCGATGCTCGACTTCCAGTCCGGCGTCGACGACCACCGCATCGGCATCACCCACATCATCCGCGGAATCGACCTCCAGGACTCCGCGAAACGCCAGCGGTTCCTCTACGACTACTTCGACTGGGAGTACCCCGAGGTCGTCCACTGGGGCCACGTGCAGGTCGACGCCTATGACGTGAAGATGAGCACGTCGCGCATCGGCGAGTTGATCGAGGCCGGTCACCTCGACGGCTGGGACGACCCGCGAGCACCGACCATCCAGAGCCTCCGGCGCCGCGGGATTCGCGGCGAAGCGATCACCGATGCCATGATCCAGCTCGGCACCTCCACGAGCGACGTCGACCTCGCGATGAGTTCCATCTACGCCGAGAACCGAAACCTGATCGACGAGGAGACCGACCGGCGGTTCTTCGTTCGCGAGGGCGCCGAAGTCGGGCTGGCCGGGAGTCCGCCCGACGAGGCGACGCCGCCGTTGCACCCGAACCACGAGGACCGCGGCGTTCGACACATCCCCGTCGGCGACGCCGTCGTCCTCGAGCAGGACGACGTCCCCCAGCGAAAGGAGCGCATCTGGCTGAAGGGGCTCGGTTGTTTCCAGTACACCCGGGACGTCCTGCAGTACACGGGCGACTCCATCGATGTCGTTCGCGAGGGTGACGTCGACGTGATCCACTGGGCACCGGCGACCGAGAGCGTCCCGCTCACGTTGCGAACGATGGACGGCGACGTCGAGGGTCGCGCCGAACCCGAGGTCGGGGACCTCGACCCCGACGACGTCGTCCAGTTCGAGCGTGTCGGGTTCGCCCGGATCGACGAGGTCGAGGAAGTCGGCGACGAGGTCATCGCCTACTACGCGCACCCGTAA